In the Apteryx mantelli isolate bAptMan1 chromosome 1, bAptMan1.hap1, whole genome shotgun sequence genome, one interval contains:
- the RESF1 gene encoding retroelement silencing factor 1 isoform X1: protein MMYLPISNINVAFTPVNAEGYKNSDQAFSGASVAGNGFTTSEYSVDRCPPSHVPLATRPPNQASRVQTQITQDLWRNSKAHVYSRRKLAPLLSRMNSGNNVQNIPREPQNQYVATNGYTVRPQVSQLNSMRTTMLYQSNRECINTSKAGCPPLYNMNVPASSQGIPVPINQSSSQYAHSQNSSLSLGTSGQHVQNQIYYPSNQFQVSHSQSQNATVNVPLQQYVPSQMGLETHNGCSAPSLLPASCDSRAAAQSLLGVQQAVQNVSNGCTLNHQKHPSDQKNASCFNSAQQYWQKQQSGEVSQSGRNVCNLSGNVTANQPFSEMSTPSTGISKELYNIVQEIATVPSVAASKPLNDTASVQESQTTNLMNVTINSQMLSSTEGGTKITKDRLAWEAHKLLSIKKKCLLLERMFHYKKKLLAASERDKSTSTLTPCCQNTLPNFLLHMPNQNEAPSLSETVRTGSQQHPILNSSPEERNDKSTTSVDNRGLAMTQSNHQMEPGSFSLSSLPIPAQSKLPAQLNNPERAPILEQKDVSTVTSSQKPLTSSNNTSCYSQTDNPFKIIGKNIPANPGNSSFLQFVLSSTNILKEKRAGATADKILTSLLCNEKPLVNLTGSDGSLLKDTTEKNAESLKGEQAFIVHTNPPVSEAMGSDETNFQNEVAQKNPPFTENTCSEQNNCTYSVEELTACLGLWRKHASEPVNVQSSPSNESPTANPMSLLPYTQNTTSNREQNDVSVSTNEAVLPLTTVSVGQKHDTLCSNLIKSFELQVAVVSPLVLSKQRTQSEEANKFPTSTGITYPVIEAGSICSLQEEAKTVLTVVNTDKGTIETAPSSPDDCVPVQKVDLDLQQTKSADGNGIVKNSVSASDAYDKKQRQVSKSVQDARENLQLGLPDESCLPELGVNSSSQIFQEGVRDHKDQQAVLEPGSTPTAVLEDVFRISSVCSLVEGDIFYNPQIASMFSSAPGTNILNNGSSNNGSSLEDNASDPKQKEQQLDLNKDEPELRENVLQGEDFLRTTLEELSDCMSKADKILDGITVSSSEKASSGSSPKTLSTSEQKMSVNASCKHPENDLEILASINQELTQNSQGPSIGVTAETNMFPVTRDSSKQDDTSGKNSIDEETNLFGGEPIKCLNNQLTELVKEFPYGIEGADMLTKDPVQNDSVAEWTENQPQKETQTCNKNSDPVDRIQITLLRSEQMQELFPEHNQHSYSESHKATSQQAEEDSSEKESLESSIQSSQSLCKEKEKTENTSNARREKKTYCCLMGWLSVEYAMPQCSCKSRISGSEKNHSDHQISDAENASSKEREESNSKSGSKTKMNCAVGNLPTEKFQNGVGKNKKGVHKYTSVMNKEARMKVNDEYKPLATQQEKMKPLNFSEKQDFDKLKRSSWKEELQIYRRTPSLGKEFHSAKKDYQNVFKEELLSGKAGCTDADSMMLPKKKERVFKMESLSKDKTETGWAVKPKTDIHKFKNSEIVEIKHSEVSQGHKNKTCEENSGEEQNCRKQKDILGKEVEVNIRGKAKLSVEIKHKKLNSYRADAIKFPNVGNIDLKSRNHKYSQHKSIKALPSQDSSYKRKRKENMIGKRDPKKTKLEDERLKQSEAKNSKQLLHNHMKNTDKTKKSNGENGWKRKSSLTDHSVLKLQKKRGRSAISKNYFSNKERHLDGQNKDKSSEKMFSDKNLLYLNRRNNRLKMYLQKEPKKHYLNRVAFKRTAQESICLTKLETSPVRPVWHMKPKVSQNSPDQKREASLSEEEKSHKLQVLEFKLCPEILFRNPVTDEEISATKNTLERDKSVVAGVKSKKEDWLKYDPVKQRKLEGTSAVEDSIPLDTAIQILEGDGEALHIPIKDSKEMFQTYRKMYLEKRCKSLDSIPVS from the exons ATGATGTATCTGCCAATTAGCAATATAAATGTTGCTTTCACTCCTGTAAATGCTGAAGGATACAAGAATTCAGACCAGGCCTTTTCAGGAGCATCTGTAGCTGGCAATGGATTTACTACCTCAGAATATTCAGTTGATCGGTGTCCACCTTCCCATGTACCGTTAGCAACAAGACCTCCTAATCAGGCATCCCGTGTGCAGACACAGATAACTCAGGATCTTTGGCGAAACTCTAAGGCACATGTTTATTCCCGTAGGAAGTTAGCTCCCTTACTTTCTCGAATGAACTCTGGAAATAATGTACAGAACATACCTCGGGAACCCCAGAATCAGTATGTCGCCACAAATGGTTATACTGTGCGGCCGCAAGTATCACAGCTTAATTCTATGAGAACTACAATGTTGTATCAAAGTAATCGTGAATGCATTAATACTTCAAAGGCGGGGTGCCCACCACTATATAACATGAATGTCCCTGCTTCTTCTCAAGGCATTCCAGTACCCATTAACCAGTCATCCAGTCAGTATGCTCATTCCCAGAATAGTTCTTTGTCCCTTGGTACATCTGGACAACATGTCCAAAACCAAATATATTATCCCAGTAATCAGTTTCAAGTTTCACACTCACAGAgtcaaaatgctactgtaaatgTACCACTGCAACAATATGTACCAAGTCAGATGGGATTGGAAACTCATAATGGATGTTCTGCACCATCTTTGTTGCCTGCCAGCTGTGATTCAAGAGCTGCAGCACAATCTTTGCTAGGTGTTCAACAGGCAGTTCAAAATGTGTCTAATGGATGTACCCTAAACCATCAGAAGCACCCATCAGATCAAAAAAATGCTTCTTGTTTTAACAGTGCTCAGCAATACTGGCAGAAACAGCAGTCTGGAGAAGTCAGTCAATCAGGTAGAAATGTCTGTAATTTGAGTGGAAATGTGACAGCAAATCAGCCTTTTAGTGAAATGTCTACACCATCTACTGGCATTTCCAAAGAACTGTATAATATTGTGCAAGAAATAGCAACTGTTCCTTCAGTGGCAGCTTCAAAGCCACTGAATGATACTGCTTCAGTTCAAGAAAGCCAGACTACTAATTTAATGAATGTGACTATTAATTCTCAAATGCTTTCATCAACAGAAGGTGGAACAAAAATTACAAAGGACAGACTAGCTTGGGAAGCTCATAAGctgctttctattaaaaaaaaatgtctccTACTTGAAAGGATGTTTCATTATAAGAAAAAGCTCTTAGCTGCTTCAGAACGTGACAAAAGTACTTCCACGCTTACTCCGTGTTGTCAAAATACTCTCCCTAATTTTCTTCTCCACATGCCCAATCAAAATGAAGCACCTTCCCTGTCTGAAACGGTGAGGACAGGGAGTCAGCAACACCCGATTCTTAACTCTTCTCCTgaagaaagaaatgacaaaagCACGACCAGTGTTGACAACAGAGGATTAGCAATGACTCAAAGTAATCATCAGATGGAGCCGGGAAGCTTTTCATTGAGCTCCCTTCCCATTCCAGCTCAGAGTAAACTCCCAGCTCAATTAAATAATCCTGAGAGAGCTCCCATCTTGGAACAAAAGGATGTGTCAACCGTGACCTCTTCTCAAAAACCTTTGACATCCTCTAACAATACTTCATGCTATAGTCAAACTGATAACCCTTTCAAAATTATAGGAAAGAACATACCAGCCAACCCTGGGAACTCATCATTTCTTCAGTTTGTGTTAAGCagcacaaatattttgaaagagaagagagctGGGGCTACTGCAGATAAAATACTGACAAGTCTCCTTTGTAATGAAAAACCACTGGTAAATTTAACGGGCTCAGATGGAAGCTTATTAAAAGATACTACTGAGAAGAATGCAGAAAGTTTGAAAGGTGAGCAGGCATTTATAGTTCACACAAACCCTCCTGTATCAGAAGCAATGGGGTCTGATGAAACTAATTTTCAGAATGAGGTagcccaaaaaaacccaccatttaCTGAAAATACGTGTTCTGAACAGAACAATTGTACTTACTCTGTGGAAGAGCTAACTGCATGCCTTGGCTTGTGGAGAAAACATGCTTCAGAACCTGTGAATGTTCAAAGTAGCCCATCAAATGAAAGCCCCACAGCAAATCCAATGTCACTGTTACCTTACACTCAAAACACAACAAGTAATAGAGAACAAAATGATGTTTCAGTTAGTACAAATGAAGCAGTTTTGCCTTTAACAACTGTTTCCGTAGGACAAAAACATGATACGTTGTGTTCCAATTTGATAAAAAGTTTTGAACTTCAAGTTGCAGTTGTCTCTCCTTTAGTACTTTCTAAACAGAGAACACAGAGTGAAGAGGCAAACAAATTTCCAACATCTACAGGTATAACCTATCCAGTGATTGAAGCAGGAAGTATATGTAGCTTGCAAGAAGAAGCGAAAACTGTTTTAACTGTGGTAAATACTGATAAAGGAACAATAGAAACTGCTCCTTCATCACCTGATGACTGTGTTCCAGTACAGAAAGTGGACTTAGATTTGCAGCAGACCAAATCAGCTGATGGAAATGGAATAGTTAAAAACAGTGTGAGTGCAAGTGATGCATATGATAAAAAACAAAGGCAAGTTAGCAAATCTGTGCAAGATGCCAGAGAAAATCTGCAGCTTGGGTTACCAGATGAGTCTTGTCTTCCTGAATTGGGTGTGAATTCTTCTAGTCAAATCTTTCAAGAAGGTGTAAGAGACCATAAAGACCAGCAAGCTGTGTTAGAGCCAGGAAGTACTCCCACAGCGGTGTTGGAAGATGTGTTTCGTATTTCTAGTGTATGTTCTCTTGTTGAAGGTGATATATTTTATAATCCACAAATAGCAAGTATGTTCAGCTCAGCCCCTGGgacaaatatattaaataatggTAGCTCAAATAATGGTAGCTCATTAGAAGATAATGCATCTGACCCAAAGCAAAAGGAGCAACAGCTGGACTTGAATAAAGATGAACCAGAATTGAGAGAGAACGTTCTCCAAGGGGAGGACTTTCTGCGGACGACATTGGAAGAGTTGTCAGACTGCATGAGTAAAGCAGATAAGATTTTGGATGGTATCACAGTTAGCAGTtctgagaaagcaagcagtggAAGTTCTCCTAAAACACTTTCTACCTCAGAACAGAAAATGTCAGTAAATGCATCTTGCAAGCATCCTGAAAATGATTTGGAAATTCTTGCTAGTATAAACCAGGAGTTAACTCAGAACTCTCAAGGTCCATCAATCGGTGTAACTGCTGAAACAAACATGTTCCCTGTTACAAGAGACAGCAGTAAACAAGATGACACGTCCGGTAAAAATAGTATAGATGAGGAGACAAACCTTTTTGGAGGAGAACCTATTAAATGTCTAAACAATCAGCTGACTGAACTTGTGAAAGAGTTTCCATATGGCATTGAAGGTGCTGATATGCTAACAAAAGATCCAGTACAAAATGATTCTGTGGCTGAATGGACAGAGAATCAACCTCAAAAAGAGACTCAAACTTGTAACAAAAATTCTGATCCAGTAGATCGGATACAAATTACACTCTTAAGGTCTGAACAGATGCAAGAACTGTTTCCTGAGCACAACCAACATTCCTATAGCGAAAGCCATAAAGCAACAAGTCAACAGGCAGAAGAAGATTCAAGTGAGAAAGAGAGCCTTGAAAGCAGTATTCAATCTAGTCAGAGCCtatgcaaagagaaagaaaaaacagaaaacacctcAAAcgccagaagagaaaaaaaaacttactgtTGTTTAATGGGTTGGTTATCTGTAGAGTATGCAATGCCACAATGCTCCTGTAAATCTAGAATATCTGGTTCAGAGAAAAATCATAGTGATCATCAAATTTCAGATGCTGAAAATGCTAGCtctaaagagagagaggaaagcaaTAGTAAATCTGGTTCCAAAACAAAGATGAACTGCGCAGTGGGAAACCTGCCGACTGAAAAATTTCAAAACGGTgttggcaaaaataaaaaaggtgtaCACAAATACACCTCTGTAATGAACAAAGAAGCTAGGATGAAGGTGAATGATGAATACAAACCACTTGCAAcgcaacaggaaaaaatgaagccACTTAATTTCTCTGAAAAACAAGACTTTGATAAATTGAAAAGAAGCAGCTGGAAGGAAGAGTTGCAAATCTATAGAAGAACCCCCTCATTAGGGAAAGAATTTCATTCTGCCAAAAAAGATTATCAGAATGTCTTCAAAGAGGAACTGTTGTCAGGAAAAGCTGGTTGTACAGATGCAGACAGTATGATGTTGcccaaaaagaaagagagagtttTCAAGATGGAATCCCTTTCAAAAGATAAAACTGAAACAGGTTGGGCTGTGAAACCCAAGACAGACATTCACAAATTTAAAAACTCAGAAATTGTTGAAATTAAGCACTCTGAAGTCTCTCAAggacataaaaataaaacctgtgaaGAGAACTCGGGTGAAGAACAGAACTGTAGGAAGCAAAAGGACATACTTGGAAAAGAGGTAGAAGTTAATATCAGAGGGAAGGCGAAATTATCAgtggaaataaaacataaaaagctgAATAGTTATCGTGCTGATGCTATTAAGTTCCCAAATGTTGGCAATATAGACTTAAAGTCAAGAAACCACAAATATTCTCAGCATAAATCTATAAAAGCTCTTCCTTCACAGGACAGTTCATACAAacggaagaggaaagaaaatatgattGGAAAGAGAGACCCTAAGAAAACAAAGTTGGAAGATGAAAGACTAAAACAGTCTGAAGCAAAGAATTCCAAGCAGCTTTTGCATAATCACATGAAAAATACTGACAAGACTAAAAAATCAAATGGAGAAAATGGCTGGAAACGTAAGAGCTCATTAACAGATCACTCTGTCcttaaactacagaaaaaaagggGCCGATCTGCCATCTCTAAAAACTACTTTTCTAACAAAGAGAGACATCTTGATGGTCAAAATAAAGACAAGTCTTctgagaaaatgttttctgataaAAACCTGCTATATTTAAATAGAAGaaataacagattaaaaatgTACCTTCAGAAGGAACCAAAAAAACACTATCTGAACAGAGTTGCATTTAAACGTACTGCCCAGGAAAGCATATGTCTGACCAAATTAGAGACATCACCTGTCAGACCTGTCTGGCACATGAAGCCCAAAGTGTCACAGAATAGCCCAgatcagaaaagagaggcttctctttcagaagaagaaaaatcacacaAACTGCAAGTACTTGAATTTAAACTGTGTCCAGAGATACTGTTCAGAAATCCAGTCACTGATGAAGAAATCTCAGCTACAAAGAATACCCTGGAAAGAGATAAATCTGTTGTGGCAG gtgTCAAGAGTAAAAAAGAAGATTGGTTAAAATATGATCCAGTGAAGCAAAGAaagctggaaggcacctctgcag TTGAGGACAGTATTCCACTTGATACAGCTATACAAATCCTGGAAGGAGATGGTGAGGCTCTTCACATTCCAATCAAAGACTCAAAAGAGATGTTTCAGACTTACAGGAAAATGTATCTGGAAAAAAGATGCAAAAGCCTAGATAGCATTCCTGTGTCATAG
- the RESF1 gene encoding retroelement silencing factor 1 isoform X2: protein MMYLPISNINVAFTPVNAEGYKNSDQAFSGASVAGNGFTTSEYSVDRCPPSHVPLATRPPNQASRVQTQITQDLWRNSKAHVYSRRKLAPLLSRMNSGNNVQNIPREPQNQYVATNGYTVRPQVSQLNSMRTTMLYQSNRECINTSKAGCPPLYNMNVPASSQGIPVPINQSSSQYAHSQNSSLSLGTSGQHVQNQIYYPSNQFQVSHSQSQNATVNVPLQQYVPSQMGLETHNGCSAPSLLPASCDSRAAAQSLLGVQQAVQNVSNGCTLNHQKHPSDQKNASCFNSAQQYWQKQQSGEVSQSGRNVCNLSGNVTANQPFSEMSTPSTGISKELYNIVQEIATVPSVAASKPLNDTASVQESQTTNLMNVTINSQMLSSTEGGTKITKDRLAWEAHKLLSIKKKCLLLERMFHYKKKLLAASERDKSTSTLTPCCQNTLPNFLLHMPNQNEAPSLSETVRTGSQQHPILNSSPEERNDKSTTSVDNRGLAMTQSNHQMEPGSFSLSSLPIPAQSKLPAQLNNPERAPILEQKDVSTVTSSQKPLTSSNNTSCYSQTDNPFKIIGKNIPANPGNSSFLQFVLSSTNILKEKRAGATADKILTSLLCNEKPLVNLTGSDGSLLKDTTEKNAESLKGEQAFIVHTNPPVSEAMGSDETNFQNEVAQKNPPFTENTCSEQNNCTYSVEELTACLGLWRKHASEPVNVQSSPSNESPTANPMSLLPYTQNTTSNREQNDVSVSTNEAVLPLTTVSVGQKHDTLCSNLIKSFELQVAVVSPLVLSKQRTQSEEANKFPTSTGITYPVIEAGSICSLQEEAKTVLTVVNTDKGTIETAPSSPDDCVPVQKVDLDLQQTKSADGNGIVKNSVSASDAYDKKQRQVSKSVQDARENLQLGLPDESCLPELGVNSSSQIFQEGVRDHKDQQAVLEPGSTPTAVLEDVFRISSVCSLVEGDIFYNPQIASMFSSAPGTNILNNGSSNNGSSLEDNASDPKQKEQQLDLNKDEPELRENVLQGEDFLRTTLEELSDCMSKADKILDGITVSSSEKASSGSSPKTLSTSEQKMSVNASCKHPENDLEILASINQELTQNSQGPSIGVTAETNMFPVTRDSSKQDDTSGKNSIDEETNLFGGEPIKCLNNQLTELVKEFPYGIEGADMLTKDPVQNDSVAEWTENQPQKETQTCNKNSDPVDRIQITLLRSEQMQELFPEHNQHSYSESHKATSQQAEEDSSEKESLESSIQSSQSLCKEKEKTENTSNARREKKTYCCLMGWLSVEYAMPQCSCKSRISGSEKNHSDHQISDAENASSKEREESNSKSGSKTKMNCAVGNLPTEKFQNGVGKNKKGVHKYTSVMNKEARMKVNDEYKPLATQQEKMKPLNFSEKQDFDKLKRSSWKEELQIYRRTPSLGKEFHSAKKDYQNVFKEELLSGKAGCTDADSMMLPKKKERVFKMESLSKDKTETGWAVKPKTDIHKFKNSEIVEIKHSEVSQGHKNKTCEENSGEEQNCRKQKDILGKEVEVNIRGKAKLSVEIKHKKLNSYRADAIKFPNVGNIDLKSRNHKYSQHKSIKALPSQDSSYKRKRKENMIGKRDPKKTKLEDERLKQSEAKNSKQLLHNHMKNTDKTKKSNGENGWKRKSSLTDHSVLKLQKKRGRSAISKNYFSNKERHLDGQNKDKSSEKMFSDKNLLYLNRRNNRLKMYLQKEPKKHYLNRVAFKRTAQESICLTKLETSPVRPVWHMKPKVSQNSPDQKREASLSEEEKSHKLQVLEFKLCPEILFRNPVTDEEISATKNTLERDKSVVAVEDSIPLDTAIQILEGDGEALHIPIKDSKEMFQTYRKMYLEKRCKSLDSIPVS, encoded by the exons ATGATGTATCTGCCAATTAGCAATATAAATGTTGCTTTCACTCCTGTAAATGCTGAAGGATACAAGAATTCAGACCAGGCCTTTTCAGGAGCATCTGTAGCTGGCAATGGATTTACTACCTCAGAATATTCAGTTGATCGGTGTCCACCTTCCCATGTACCGTTAGCAACAAGACCTCCTAATCAGGCATCCCGTGTGCAGACACAGATAACTCAGGATCTTTGGCGAAACTCTAAGGCACATGTTTATTCCCGTAGGAAGTTAGCTCCCTTACTTTCTCGAATGAACTCTGGAAATAATGTACAGAACATACCTCGGGAACCCCAGAATCAGTATGTCGCCACAAATGGTTATACTGTGCGGCCGCAAGTATCACAGCTTAATTCTATGAGAACTACAATGTTGTATCAAAGTAATCGTGAATGCATTAATACTTCAAAGGCGGGGTGCCCACCACTATATAACATGAATGTCCCTGCTTCTTCTCAAGGCATTCCAGTACCCATTAACCAGTCATCCAGTCAGTATGCTCATTCCCAGAATAGTTCTTTGTCCCTTGGTACATCTGGACAACATGTCCAAAACCAAATATATTATCCCAGTAATCAGTTTCAAGTTTCACACTCACAGAgtcaaaatgctactgtaaatgTACCACTGCAACAATATGTACCAAGTCAGATGGGATTGGAAACTCATAATGGATGTTCTGCACCATCTTTGTTGCCTGCCAGCTGTGATTCAAGAGCTGCAGCACAATCTTTGCTAGGTGTTCAACAGGCAGTTCAAAATGTGTCTAATGGATGTACCCTAAACCATCAGAAGCACCCATCAGATCAAAAAAATGCTTCTTGTTTTAACAGTGCTCAGCAATACTGGCAGAAACAGCAGTCTGGAGAAGTCAGTCAATCAGGTAGAAATGTCTGTAATTTGAGTGGAAATGTGACAGCAAATCAGCCTTTTAGTGAAATGTCTACACCATCTACTGGCATTTCCAAAGAACTGTATAATATTGTGCAAGAAATAGCAACTGTTCCTTCAGTGGCAGCTTCAAAGCCACTGAATGATACTGCTTCAGTTCAAGAAAGCCAGACTACTAATTTAATGAATGTGACTATTAATTCTCAAATGCTTTCATCAACAGAAGGTGGAACAAAAATTACAAAGGACAGACTAGCTTGGGAAGCTCATAAGctgctttctattaaaaaaaaatgtctccTACTTGAAAGGATGTTTCATTATAAGAAAAAGCTCTTAGCTGCTTCAGAACGTGACAAAAGTACTTCCACGCTTACTCCGTGTTGTCAAAATACTCTCCCTAATTTTCTTCTCCACATGCCCAATCAAAATGAAGCACCTTCCCTGTCTGAAACGGTGAGGACAGGGAGTCAGCAACACCCGATTCTTAACTCTTCTCCTgaagaaagaaatgacaaaagCACGACCAGTGTTGACAACAGAGGATTAGCAATGACTCAAAGTAATCATCAGATGGAGCCGGGAAGCTTTTCATTGAGCTCCCTTCCCATTCCAGCTCAGAGTAAACTCCCAGCTCAATTAAATAATCCTGAGAGAGCTCCCATCTTGGAACAAAAGGATGTGTCAACCGTGACCTCTTCTCAAAAACCTTTGACATCCTCTAACAATACTTCATGCTATAGTCAAACTGATAACCCTTTCAAAATTATAGGAAAGAACATACCAGCCAACCCTGGGAACTCATCATTTCTTCAGTTTGTGTTAAGCagcacaaatattttgaaagagaagagagctGGGGCTACTGCAGATAAAATACTGACAAGTCTCCTTTGTAATGAAAAACCACTGGTAAATTTAACGGGCTCAGATGGAAGCTTATTAAAAGATACTACTGAGAAGAATGCAGAAAGTTTGAAAGGTGAGCAGGCATTTATAGTTCACACAAACCCTCCTGTATCAGAAGCAATGGGGTCTGATGAAACTAATTTTCAGAATGAGGTagcccaaaaaaacccaccatttaCTGAAAATACGTGTTCTGAACAGAACAATTGTACTTACTCTGTGGAAGAGCTAACTGCATGCCTTGGCTTGTGGAGAAAACATGCTTCAGAACCTGTGAATGTTCAAAGTAGCCCATCAAATGAAAGCCCCACAGCAAATCCAATGTCACTGTTACCTTACACTCAAAACACAACAAGTAATAGAGAACAAAATGATGTTTCAGTTAGTACAAATGAAGCAGTTTTGCCTTTAACAACTGTTTCCGTAGGACAAAAACATGATACGTTGTGTTCCAATTTGATAAAAAGTTTTGAACTTCAAGTTGCAGTTGTCTCTCCTTTAGTACTTTCTAAACAGAGAACACAGAGTGAAGAGGCAAACAAATTTCCAACATCTACAGGTATAACCTATCCAGTGATTGAAGCAGGAAGTATATGTAGCTTGCAAGAAGAAGCGAAAACTGTTTTAACTGTGGTAAATACTGATAAAGGAACAATAGAAACTGCTCCTTCATCACCTGATGACTGTGTTCCAGTACAGAAAGTGGACTTAGATTTGCAGCAGACCAAATCAGCTGATGGAAATGGAATAGTTAAAAACAGTGTGAGTGCAAGTGATGCATATGATAAAAAACAAAGGCAAGTTAGCAAATCTGTGCAAGATGCCAGAGAAAATCTGCAGCTTGGGTTACCAGATGAGTCTTGTCTTCCTGAATTGGGTGTGAATTCTTCTAGTCAAATCTTTCAAGAAGGTGTAAGAGACCATAAAGACCAGCAAGCTGTGTTAGAGCCAGGAAGTACTCCCACAGCGGTGTTGGAAGATGTGTTTCGTATTTCTAGTGTATGTTCTCTTGTTGAAGGTGATATATTTTATAATCCACAAATAGCAAGTATGTTCAGCTCAGCCCCTGGgacaaatatattaaataatggTAGCTCAAATAATGGTAGCTCATTAGAAGATAATGCATCTGACCCAAAGCAAAAGGAGCAACAGCTGGACTTGAATAAAGATGAACCAGAATTGAGAGAGAACGTTCTCCAAGGGGAGGACTTTCTGCGGACGACATTGGAAGAGTTGTCAGACTGCATGAGTAAAGCAGATAAGATTTTGGATGGTATCACAGTTAGCAGTtctgagaaagcaagcagtggAAGTTCTCCTAAAACACTTTCTACCTCAGAACAGAAAATGTCAGTAAATGCATCTTGCAAGCATCCTGAAAATGATTTGGAAATTCTTGCTAGTATAAACCAGGAGTTAACTCAGAACTCTCAAGGTCCATCAATCGGTGTAACTGCTGAAACAAACATGTTCCCTGTTACAAGAGACAGCAGTAAACAAGATGACACGTCCGGTAAAAATAGTATAGATGAGGAGACAAACCTTTTTGGAGGAGAACCTATTAAATGTCTAAACAATCAGCTGACTGAACTTGTGAAAGAGTTTCCATATGGCATTGAAGGTGCTGATATGCTAACAAAAGATCCAGTACAAAATGATTCTGTGGCTGAATGGACAGAGAATCAACCTCAAAAAGAGACTCAAACTTGTAACAAAAATTCTGATCCAGTAGATCGGATACAAATTACACTCTTAAGGTCTGAACAGATGCAAGAACTGTTTCCTGAGCACAACCAACATTCCTATAGCGAAAGCCATAAAGCAACAAGTCAACAGGCAGAAGAAGATTCAAGTGAGAAAGAGAGCCTTGAAAGCAGTATTCAATCTAGTCAGAGCCtatgcaaagagaaagaaaaaacagaaaacacctcAAAcgccagaagagaaaaaaaaacttactgtTGTTTAATGGGTTGGTTATCTGTAGAGTATGCAATGCCACAATGCTCCTGTAAATCTAGAATATCTGGTTCAGAGAAAAATCATAGTGATCATCAAATTTCAGATGCTGAAAATGCTAGCtctaaagagagagaggaaagcaaTAGTAAATCTGGTTCCAAAACAAAGATGAACTGCGCAGTGGGAAACCTGCCGACTGAAAAATTTCAAAACGGTgttggcaaaaataaaaaaggtgtaCACAAATACACCTCTGTAATGAACAAAGAAGCTAGGATGAAGGTGAATGATGAATACAAACCACTTGCAAcgcaacaggaaaaaatgaagccACTTAATTTCTCTGAAAAACAAGACTTTGATAAATTGAAAAGAAGCAGCTGGAAGGAAGAGTTGCAAATCTATAGAAGAACCCCCTCATTAGGGAAAGAATTTCATTCTGCCAAAAAAGATTATCAGAATGTCTTCAAAGAGGAACTGTTGTCAGGAAAAGCTGGTTGTACAGATGCAGACAGTATGATGTTGcccaaaaagaaagagagagtttTCAAGATGGAATCCCTTTCAAAAGATAAAACTGAAACAGGTTGGGCTGTGAAACCCAAGACAGACATTCACAAATTTAAAAACTCAGAAATTGTTGAAATTAAGCACTCTGAAGTCTCTCAAggacataaaaataaaacctgtgaaGAGAACTCGGGTGAAGAACAGAACTGTAGGAAGCAAAAGGACATACTTGGAAAAGAGGTAGAAGTTAATATCAGAGGGAAGGCGAAATTATCAgtggaaataaaacataaaaagctgAATAGTTATCGTGCTGATGCTATTAAGTTCCCAAATGTTGGCAATATAGACTTAAAGTCAAGAAACCACAAATATTCTCAGCATAAATCTATAAAAGCTCTTCCTTCACAGGACAGTTCATACAAacggaagaggaaagaaaatatgattGGAAAGAGAGACCCTAAGAAAACAAAGTTGGAAGATGAAAGACTAAAACAGTCTGAAGCAAAGAATTCCAAGCAGCTTTTGCATAATCACATGAAAAATACTGACAAGACTAAAAAATCAAATGGAGAAAATGGCTGGAAACGTAAGAGCTCATTAACAGATCACTCTGTCcttaaactacagaaaaaaagggGCCGATCTGCCATCTCTAAAAACTACTTTTCTAACAAAGAGAGACATCTTGATGGTCAAAATAAAGACAAGTCTTctgagaaaatgttttctgataaAAACCTGCTATATTTAAATAGAAGaaataacagattaaaaatgTACCTTCAGAAGGAACCAAAAAAACACTATCTGAACAGAGTTGCATTTAAACGTACTGCCCAGGAAAGCATATGTCTGACCAAATTAGAGACATCACCTGTCAGACCTGTCTGGCACATGAAGCCCAAAGTGTCACAGAATAGCCCAgatcagaaaagagaggcttctctttcagaagaagaaaaatcacacaAACTGCAAGTACTTGAATTTAAACTGTGTCCAGAGATACTGTTCAGAAATCCAGTCACTGATGAAGAAATCTCAGCTACAAAGAATACCCTGGAAAGAGATAAATCTGTTGTGGCAG TTGAGGACAGTATTCCACTTGATACAGCTATACAAATCCTGGAAGGAGATGGTGAGGCTCTTCACATTCCAATCAAAGACTCAAAAGAGATGTTTCAGACTTACAGGAAAATGTATCTGGAAAAAAGATGCAAAAGCCTAGATAGCATTCCTGTGTCATAG